In Actinomyces marmotae, the DNA window TGGGCATGGGCGAGCCGATGATCAACTACAGGAACGTCGTCGCCGCCCTCCACCGCCTCATCGACCCGTCGCCGGAGGGCTTCGGCCTGTCCGCGCGCGGCATCACGGTCTCCACCGTCGGCCTCGTCCCGCTCATCCGCAAACTGGCGGGGGAGGGGATGCCCGTCACGCTCGCCGTGTCCCTCCACGCCCCCGACGACGAGTTGCGCGACGCCCTCATCCCGGTCAACTCCAAGTGGAGGGTCGGCGAGCTCCTCGACGCCGCCCACGACTACTTCCGCGCCACCGGCAGGCGCGTATCCATCGAGTACGCCCTGATCAAGGACATGAATGACCACGCCTGGCGGGCCCAGATGCTCGCCGATGAGTTGAACCGGCGGGGCCGCGGCTGGGCGCATGTGAACCCGATCCCGCTCAATCCCACGCCGGGTTCGATCTGGACGTGCTCCGAGCCCAGTGTGCAAGATTTATTCGTGGGCACGCTTCGGCGCGCCGGCATCACCACCACCGTGCGCGACACGCGCGGAAGCGACATCGACGGCGCCTGCGGCCAGCTGGCGGCGGAGGTTCTCAAGCAGGAGAGGATCAGGTCATGACCATGTTCCCCAGGACGTCGTTCTTCCGCCGGGGATACCGTCCCTCGCAGGTGGACGGCTACTTCGAGACGGCCAAGGACATCTACGAGTCCGAGGACCTCGACGAGATGGACTCCGAGGGCGTGCGCACTGTCGCCTTTGACATCGTGCGCCGGGGTTACGAGCCCGGTGCCGTCGACGCGGCCCTCGACCGTCTCGAGACCGCCTTCCTACAGCGGCGCCGGGCCGAGTTCGTCGCTCAGAACGGGCGCCAGGCCTGGATGGACCAGGTGGCCGAGCTCGCCACCACGCTCTACCCCCGCCTCCTGCGCCCCGCTGGGGAGCGCTTCGCCCCGGCCCGCCGCCACGGCTACTCCAAGGCCGACGTGGACGCCCTCATGGACCGCATCGCCGCCTACTTCGACTCGGAGGCGCCCCTGACCTCCGCCGAGGTCCGCACGGCCGTGTTCGGCAGCGCGCGCGGTTCCAAGGCCTATGACGAGTCCAGCGTCGACCGCTACCTCGCGCGCGTCGTCGAGGTCGTCTTCTCCGTCGAGTGATGCCCGCCCGGGCCGCGTCCGGAAGGGGACGAGCATGAGCAGCATGACCGCCCGCGATGGCGCCCCCGGGGCCCTCGTCCTCCTGGGCTCCACGGGATCCATCGGCACCCAGGCCCTCCAGGTCGCCCGGCGCCTCGGGCGGGGCGCCCCCCGTGTCGCCGCGCTGGCCGCCGGCGGCTCCCGCCTCGATCTCCTGGCCGAGCAGGCCTTGCGCTTCGCCGTCCCGCTCGTGGCCCTGGCCGATGAGCGCCCGGGAATCGAGCGGGCGCTGCGCGACGCCCTGACCGCCGCCTCTGAGCGCCTGGGCCGCCCCGACCCCGTCACCACGATCCTGACCGGCCCGGACGCTGCCGCGGACGCCATCGAGGCCTCCGGCGTAGGGGAGGGGGACACGGTCCTCAACGGCATCACCGGCTCGGTGGGCCTTCGCCCCACCCTGGCCGCGCTCGCCAGCGGGGCGCGCCTGGCCCTGGCCAACAAGGAGTCACTCGTCGTCGGCGGGGCGCTGGTCAGGGAGGCGCTGCGCCGCCCCGGCCAGGTGGTCCCCGTGGACTCCGAGCACTCCGCGATCGCCCAGGCCCTGGCCTCCGGGCGTCACGAGAAGGGCCTGACCAGCCCCGTCGTCACCGGGACCAGCGAGGTGCGCCGCCTGATCCTGACCGCCTCCGGCGGGCCCTTTCGCGGGCGCGACCGCGCCTCGCTCGCTGGCGTCACCGCCGAGCAGGCCCTGGCCCACCCCACCTGGGCGATGGGCCCGGTGGTGACCATCAACTCCTCCACCCTCGTCAACAAGGGGCTCGAGCTCATCGAGGCGCACCTCCTGTTCGACATCCCGCCCGAGCGCATCGACGTCGTCGTCCACCCCCAATCGGTTATCCACTCCATGGTCGAGTTCATCGACGGCGCCACGATCGCCCAGGCCTCCCCTCCGGACATGCGCCTGCCCATCGCGCTGGGCCTGACCTGGCCCGAGCGCCCGGACCTGGCCGGGCTGGTGGCCCCCAACGACTGGAGCGCCCCTGTGGCCTGGGGCTTCGAGCCTCTCGACGACGACGCCTTCCCCGCCGTCGGCCTGGCGCGCTCCGCCGTGGCCGCCTCAGCCACCCACCCCGCCGTCCTCAACGCCGCCAACGAGCAGGCCGTCGCCGCCTTCCTGGCGGGCGGCCTGGAATGGATGGACATCGTGGGCATCGACGCCGCCGTCCTGGGCGAGCACGAGGGCTTGGCCACGCCCGGGCTCGACGAGGTCGCGCAGGTGGAGGCATGGGCGCGGGCGCGCGCCGACGAGCTCATCGCCTCCCGTGGCAGACTGCGCGCATGACTCAGGCCCTCGCATACGCCCTCGGCATCCTCGTCCTCGTGATCGGCATCGGCATCTCGGTGGCTCTTCACGAACTCGGGCACATGATCCCCGCCAAGCGCTTCGGAGTGAAGGTCCCCGAGTACTTCATCGGCTTCGGGCCCCGTGCCTGGTCCACGCGCCGGGGGGAGACCGAGTACGGGCTGAAATGGATCTGGCTGGGCGGCTACGTCAAACTCGTCGGCATGATCCCCCCGGCCAGGCCGGGCCGCCCGGACAAGCCCGGCTCCCAGATCGCCGAGGCCCGCGCCGAGGCCCTGGCGGAGATCGAGCCGGGCGAGGAGCACCGCGCCTTCTACCTCCTGAGCGTGCCCCGCAAACTCCTCGTCATGGCGGGCGGGATCCTCACCAACCTCGTGCTGGGTGTCCTCCTGCTCACCGTCGCCTTGTGCGGCATCGGCCTGCCGGGCGGCACCACCACGCTCAAGAGCGTCTCAGCCTGCCTGACCTCCGACGTCGACTCCGGCACTGCCTGCGCGGACACCGACCCGACGGCGCCCGGGGCCCAGGCGGGCCTGCGGGCGGGCGATGAGATCCGCTCCTGGGACGGCGCGCGGACCTCCTCCTGGAAGGACGTCCAGGCCGCCATCGCCGCCTCCGGCACGCGCCCCGTGCCCGTCGTCGTCCAGCGCGACGGCGCCGAGGCCACCCTGACCGTCACCGCCGTCGAGGTCCAGCGCAAGGTCCTCGACCCCCGGGGCAACCCCGTGCTCGATTCCGACGGCAACCCCACGACCACCACCCGCCCCTATGTCGGTATCAGCCCCGTCCACGGGGCGGTGCCCCTGCCGATTAGCGAGCTCCCATCCACCATCGGCCAGGCCGTTACCGGCACCGTCAAGGCGATCGCCACCCTGCCGGTGGGCCTCTACCACGCGGTGGCCGCCGGGCTCGGCCACGAGGAGCGCTCCGCCAGCGGCGTCATCGGTCTCGTGGGCGTCGGGCGCATCGCGGGCGAGGTGTCCAGTGCCGGCACGGGCGCGTCCTCGGTGAGCGTCCCGCTGGAGCTGCGCGTCTCCCAGATGCTCATGCTGCTCGGCTCCCTCAACCTGGCGCTCTTCGCCTTCAACCTCATCCCCCTGCTGCCCCTCGACGGCGGACATGTGGCCGGCGCGCTCTGGGAGGGGGCCCGGCGCCGCTGGGCGCTGGCGCACGGGCGTCCTGACCCCGGCCCCGTGGACACCGCCCGCATGCTGCCCGTGGGCCAGGTGGTCTTCGGCATCCTCATCGTCATGACCGTCGTCCTCGTGTGGGTCGACCTCGTCGCCCCGATCACCGGATAGGGGCTCTGACCAGGTGGTAGCCTGCTGACGGGCCGGCATCGCGGCACGGCGGCTCATCATGGCCATCGCGGCGCAGGAGCTCACCTTGGATCTCACGGCCTTCTTCCTGCCCGATGCCGATGATGCTCAGGCTCTTTCGATCCTCCGCGCCTGGGGCGCGCCCGAGGCGACCGCTGGCCTCATCATGGGCACGCTCGTGCTCAGCGCGCTCATCGGGGCCGTCCTCCTGCTCGTCACCGTCGTGGCGGACCTCCACTCGGCCCGTCAGAGCGGTGGTGGCCCGCCTCAGCCCCATCCGGGTGACACCACCGGGTGACCTGGTTGGCTGCGGCATCGCGCTCACCACACCCTCCGTCGTCGTGCGCGCGCGCAGCGCGGTGCCATACTGGGGCGCGTGACTGAAGCGATCGCCCTTGGCATCCCCTCCGTGCGTGAGGAGCGCCCTGTTCTCGCCCCCCGCAGGCCCACCCGGAGGATCCGGGTCGGCGACCTCGCCGTCGGCGGCGACGCCCCCATCACCGTGCAGTCGATGACGACGACGAAGACCCACGACATCGGGGCCACCCTCCAGCAGATCGCCGAGCTCACCGCCTCCGGCTGCGACATCGTGCGCGTCGCCTGCCCCACGGACAAGGACGCCGAGGCCCTGCCCATCATCGCCAAGCAGTCCCGCGTGCCCGTCATCGCCGACATCCACTTCAAGCCGAAGTACGTCTTCCAGGCGATCGAGGCCGGATGCGGGGCCGTGCGCGTCAACCCTGGCAACATCCGCAAGTTCGACGACCAGGTCGCCGCGATCTGC includes these proteins:
- the rlmN gene encoding 23S rRNA (adenine(2503)-C(2))-methyltransferase RlmN, coding for MPTDQPPEGATTPDARPRLSFAVPPARGKAPRHLADLGLAGRRAALAEAGLPAFRADQLSRHYFTRFTRRAAEMTDLPASVREQLAGELLPELITEVRIMRADRGRTLKHLWELHDGVRVESVLMRYKDRATLCVSSQAGCGMACPFCATGQMGLTRNLTTAEIVEQVRHAARVCADGALAGGPARLSNVVFMGMGEPMINYRNVVAALHRLIDPSPEGFGLSARGITVSTVGLVPLIRKLAGEGMPVTLAVSLHAPDDELRDALIPVNSKWRVGELLDAAHDYFRATGRRVSIEYALIKDMNDHAWRAQMLADELNRRGRGWAHVNPIPLNPTPGSIWTCSEPSVQDLFVGTLRRAGITTTVRDTRGSDIDGACGQLAAEVLKQERIRS
- a CDS encoding DivIVA domain-containing protein; the encoded protein is MTMFPRTSFFRRGYRPSQVDGYFETAKDIYESEDLDEMDSEGVRTVAFDIVRRGYEPGAVDAALDRLETAFLQRRRAEFVAQNGRQAWMDQVAELATTLYPRLLRPAGERFAPARRHGYSKADVDALMDRIAAYFDSEAPLTSAEVRTAVFGSARGSKAYDESSVDRYLARVVEVVFSVE
- the dxr gene encoding 1-deoxy-D-xylulose-5-phosphate reductoisomerase, coding for MSSMTARDGAPGALVLLGSTGSIGTQALQVARRLGRGAPRVAALAAGGSRLDLLAEQALRFAVPLVALADERPGIERALRDALTAASERLGRPDPVTTILTGPDAAADAIEASGVGEGDTVLNGITGSVGLRPTLAALASGARLALANKESLVVGGALVREALRRPGQVVPVDSEHSAIAQALASGRHEKGLTSPVVTGTSEVRRLILTASGGPFRGRDRASLAGVTAEQALAHPTWAMGPVVTINSSTLVNKGLELIEAHLLFDIPPERIDVVVHPQSVIHSMVEFIDGATIAQASPPDMRLPIALGLTWPERPDLAGLVAPNDWSAPVAWGFEPLDDDAFPAVGLARSAVAASATHPAVLNAANEQAVAAFLAGGLEWMDIVGIDAAVLGEHEGLATPGLDEVAQVEAWARARADELIASRGRLRA
- a CDS encoding M50 family metallopeptidase, whose translation is MTQALAYALGILVLVIGIGISVALHELGHMIPAKRFGVKVPEYFIGFGPRAWSTRRGETEYGLKWIWLGGYVKLVGMIPPARPGRPDKPGSQIAEARAEALAEIEPGEEHRAFYLLSVPRKLLVMAGGILTNLVLGVLLLTVALCGIGLPGGTTTLKSVSACLTSDVDSGTACADTDPTAPGAQAGLRAGDEIRSWDGARTSSWKDVQAAIAASGTRPVPVVVQRDGAEATLTVTAVEVQRKVLDPRGNPVLDSDGNPTTTTRPYVGISPVHGAVPLPISELPSTIGQAVTGTVKAIATLPVGLYHAVAAGLGHEERSASGVIGLVGVGRIAGEVSSAGTGASSVSVPLELRVSQMLMLLGSLNLALFAFNLIPLLPLDGGHVAGALWEGARRRWALAHGRPDPGPVDTARMLPVGQVVFGILIVMTVVLVWVDLVAPITG